The stretch of DNA CGCAGACGGCGGCCCCCGTGCTCAGCCCCTTGGGACTGTTCACCGTGCTTCTCGGTGCGGCGCTCCCCCTCATCGATTTCTTCATCGTCAACGTCGCCCTGCCCGCGATCGGCCGTGATCTGGCCGCGGGCGAGGCGACCCTCGAACTCGTCGTCGCCGGTTACGGCGTGGCCTACGCCGTCCTGCTGGTGCTCGGCGGGCGGCTCGGCGATCTCCTCGGCCGTCGCAGGCTGTTCCTGACCGGGATGGCCGCCTTCGGCGTGACCTCGCTGGCCTGCGGGCTCGCCCCCACGGCCGCCACGCTGGTCGCCGCGCGGATCGCGCAGGGCGCGGCGGCGGCGCTGATGCTGCCGCAGGTACTGGCGACCATCCACGCCACCACACAGGGCCCGCGCCGCGCCAAGGCCCTGAGCCTGTACGGGGCGACCTCGGGCCTCGCGATGGTGGCCGGGCAGATCCTGGGCGGTGTCCTGGTGGCGGCGGACGTGGCGGGCACGGGCTGGCGGGCGATCTTCCTGGTCAACGTGCCCGTGGCGGTGGTGGGCCTCCTCTTCACCTCCCGCTCGGTCCCCGAGACCCGCTCGCCCCGCCCCTCCGCGGTCGACATCCCGGGCACGCTGCTCCTCGCCCTCAGCCTGGTCTCCCTGCTCCTGCCGCTGACGGAGGGCCGCGCCGCGGGCTGGCCGGTGTGGACCTGGGTCGTGCTCGCGGTGTTCCCTGTCGCCGCGACCGTCTTCTTCCGGGTGGAGCGGCGGCTGGAACGGGCCGGTCGCGCCCCTCTCGTACCGCCGAGCCTGCTCGAACTGGTCCCGTTGCGCCGCGGGCTTTCCCTGGTGGTGCCGTTCTCCATCGGCTTCGGCGGCTTCATGTTCGTGATGGCGGTGGCGCTGCAACAAGGCCTGACGATGGGCCCGGTGCCGGCCGGTCTCGCGATGACTCCGCTGGCCGTCACGTTCTTCGCCGCCTCGCTCGCGGGGCCGCGCCTGGTACGCCGGTACGGGAGCCGTGTGATCACGGCGGGCGGTCTCATCCAGGCCGTGGGGGTCACCGTCATCGCGCTGACGGTGCTCGGCGACTGGTCGCACCTGGGCATCGCGGGCCTCGCCCCCGGCATGGCGGTGGCGGGGCTCGGCCAGGGGTTGCAACTCCCCGTACTCGTCCGCGTGATCCTCGCCGAGGTACCCGCGGACCGTGCGGGTACGGGAAGCGGAGTGATGGTCACGACGCAGCAGTCGGCGCTGGCCCTGGGCGTGGCCACGCTGGGCACGCTCTTCCTCGCGCTGGCCGGGAGCGACGGGATGCGGACGGCTCTGACGGTGGCGCTCTTCGTGCTTCTCGCCGTCGTGGTCCTGACCGCGGCACTCAGCCTGCGGCTGCCGCGCACGATCACATGATGGCGTGCGAAGGGAATGGCGGAGGGGCCAGAACCGAGCAGGTTCCGGCCCCTCCGCTCTGATGCGACGAGCGACGAGCGACGAGCGACGAGCGACGAGCGACGAGCGACGAGCGACGAGCGACGAGCCGAAGGATCAACGAGCTGACAGATCGACGCGCGGGCAGATCAACGCGCGGGCAGATCAGCGCGCTGGCAGATCAGTGATCCGACCGAACGACGACCCACCGGATCAATCGTCACCGGGTCCACGACTCACCGGATCAACTGCCGTTCCCGGCCCCCGACTCGGCACCGGCGCCGGAGTCGGCGCCGGAGTCGGAGTCGGACGCGGGAGCCTCGGCCCCGGGCTCCCGCTCCGCTGCGGCCTTCAGCGCCTCGTTGCGCTCCCGCATCTTGCGGGCCAGCTCCTGCTTCTGCCCGACGGCCGCCTTGCGGTCGGCGGGTCCTGTGGTCAGCGCGTCCTGGTTGCCGCGGGACATTTTGGACCGCTGTCCACCGACACCGAGAAGATTGTTGCGGCTCTTCGCCATGGGTACTCCGATCGAAAGTTCACCGCGACGTGCTCGGCCGAGGTGAGGAGGGTGGGGAAACGGGGGCAGGCGGAAGGGTCCGCCCCACCCTCACTCGTAGATCGGTGTCATGAAGAACATGCCAAGACGCTACCGCGCGCGGAACCCGCCACGCACCACATTTCCCTGACGCCCGGAGCGAACAGCCGACGGGGCCGCGGAGGCCCGCGGAGGAAGACCCGCCGCAGGTCAAGGCCGTACGGCGGGTCTCAAAGGTGCCCAGGAGCCGGCGTTACTCCCCGTCCACCCCGCAATCCGCCCCGACGGCCCCGGCCGCGTACCGGACCCCGCCGAGCAACAGGAGGCGGAAGTCCTCGTCCGCGTAGGACTCAGCGGTGTGCCCGAGCCCGGTGTAGAAGGACCGGCCCGCCCCTTGTTGGTGGCACCAGGTGATGGGGTGGTCCCCGCCCATCTCCCCGCCGCTGTAACTCGTCTCGTCCAGGTTCTGGAGTACGTGCACCCGGGCGCGCGGATTGGTGCGGTAGTTGTACAGCTCGTCGGTGTGCGCCCAGGTCTCGTCGAAGTGGGCGGTGGCCGGATGGCTGCGGTCCTCGGTGACCACCTCGGCCTGCTGGACGGCCGGATGGCTCTTGAACCAGGCACCTACAAGGGTCTCGTAGTACGGCCAGTCGTACTCCGTGTCGGCGGCGGCGTGGACGCCGAGGTATCCGCCGCCCGAGTCGACGTAGCCCTTGAGGGCGTTCTGCTGGGTGTCGTCGAGGACGTCCCCCGTGGTGCTGAGGAAGACCACCGCTTCGTACGTGGAGAGGTTGGCCGGGGTGAACGCGGCGGCGTCCTCGGTGGCCGTGACGGTGAAGTCGCCCTCCGTGCCCAGTTCGGTCAGGGCCTGGATGCCCGCGGGTATGGAGTCGTGCCTGAACCCGGCGGTCTTGGAGAAGACCAGAACCTGGAAGGGGTCGGCCTCCGTGCCTGGACCCGGAGTGGCCTGCGCCCCGGTGGCGGGGACGAGCAGCGCAGCCGAGAGAAGGAGAGCGGCGGCGGACGCGAGCCCTCGCACGGAGAGGCGGGAGGAGATGCGTGAGGTCATGGGATCACGGCTCCAGGGTGAAGCTGTCGACGTCGAAGAGGTTGCCCTGCCCGGAGGGGCCCTTGAAGACGAGGTAGAGGCTGGTGGTGCCCGAGGGCGCGCCCGACATCGGCGCGCTGACGTCCACGAAGCTCTCCCAGTTACCGGTCGGTTTGACGGTCGCGGTGGCGACAAGGGTGCCGGTGGCGGAACCGGCGCGCAGTTCGATGGTGCCGCCGGGCCCCGCGGAGGAGACACGGGCCTTCAGGGTCTTGGCTCCGGTGAGGACGTAGGGCTGGAAGGAGATCCAGTCGCCGTCGTCGGTGAATCCGACCGTGGTCCCGCCCTCGGCGGGCCCGTGTCCCGCCTTCTCGATCCCGGACATGGCGGTGTAGTGCTCGGCCTGCCGGTGCCGGGGCTGGAGCTTGCGGACGCTGTGGCTCGTCAGCCCCGCACTGTCGGTGTACTGCGCGTCGAAGACCCCGTAGAGGTTGGCAGCGGCGTCGTGCTCACCGTCTGAGGGGACCGTCAGCGTGCCGGAGCAGCCGTTCTTCGAAGTGATCTCGTGCTGGTGGCTGTCGTGGCCCAACGAGTAGGTGACCTTGACCTTGGCGCAGTCCAGGGGGCCGTCCTCGGGGTCGGACCCGGTGACGGTGAAGGGCACGGTGTCACCGAAGGCGAAGAGCTGTCCGTCGGTGGGCGCGGTCAGGTTGACGGTCGGGGCGGTGTTGCCCGCGGTGACGACCAGACTGGAGGTGCCGGTGAGCCCTTCCGGGTCCTTGACGGTGAGGGTCGGTTTGAAGGTGCCGTTCTTGGTGTACGTGTGGCTGGGGTTGGCCTCCGTGGAGGTGGCGCCGTCCCCGAAGTCCCAGGCGTAGGTGAGTTTTCCGCCCTCGGGGTCGGAGCTGCCCTCGGAGGAGAACTTCACCGCGAGCGGTGTCGTGCCCGAGGTCTTGTCGACGGACGCCTTGGCGACGGGGTTGCGGTTGCTGCCCGCGATGTACTCGATGCGGTAGAGGGCCTGGTTGTCGCTGCCGCTGCCGTAGTCGAGGACGTACATGGCTCCGTCGGGGCCGAACTCCGAGTCCATGACCTGGCTGCCGGTCCACGGGAAGCTCTCGATGGCGCCGGGCGATCCGTCGCCCTCGACCTCGACGGTCTTGATCCATTTGCGGCCGTACTCGGTGGCGAAGAACCGTTTGTCGAGGGACTGGGGGAACTTCACCTTCGAGTCGAGGCCCGCGTCGAAGTGGTAGACGTCCCCGGCCATCGGGGACTCCGAGCCGCTGCCGAACTCGGGCGGTGAACCCTCGTCACCGGCGTAGCGGATCCAGGCCGCCTTGGCCGGGGGCAGCTTGTCGAGTCCGGTGTTGTGCGGTGAGTTGTTGGTGGGGCCGCCCGCGCAGTCGTACTTCGCGCCGGAGGGGCCATCGGGGAAGGTGTACTCGTTGTACGTCTCCGTGGCGGTGTTGGTGCCGGTGCAGTAGGGCCAGCCGTAGTTGCCCGCGGAGGTGATGCGGTTGAACTCGACCTGGCCGCTGGGGCCTCGGTTCGGGTCGGTGGTGCCGGCGTCGGGCCCGTAGTCGCCGAGGTAGACCGTGTCGTTCGCCTTGTCGACGGACATCCTGAACGGGTTGCGGAACCCCATGGCGTAGATCTCGGGGCGGGTCTTGGCGGTGCCGGGGGCGAAGAGGTTGCCCGCGGGGACGGTGTAGCCGCCGTCGGCGGTCGGTTTGATGCGCAGGACCTTGCCGCGCAGGTCGTTGGTGTTGCCCGAGGAGCGCTGGGCGTCGAACTGCGGGTTTCTGTCGGCGCGTTCGTCGAGGGGCGAGTAGCCGGCCGACTCGAAGGGGTTGGTGTCGTCCCCGGTCGTCAGATACAGATTGCCCTTGGAGTCGAAGTCGAGGTCACCGCCGACGTGACAGCACTGGCCCCGGTCGTTGTCCACTTCGAGGAGGACCTTCTCGGTCGCCTTGTCGAGGGTCCCGTCCGTCTTCAGTGTGAAGCGGGAGAGGTTGAGGTGCCCCTTGTAGCGGTCGAAGTCGGCGGCGGTGCCTGTGGTGGGCGCGTCCCCCGCCGGTGTGTCGAGCTTGGGTGAGTAGTACAGGTACAGGTAGCGGTTGGTGGCGAAGGCGGGGTCGACCGCCACCCCTTGGAGCCCTTCCTCGTCGTGGCTGTAGACGTCCAGGGTCCCTGCCGTCTTTGTCGCACCCGAGGCGTCGGTGAGTCTGAGGGTGCCGTCCCGTGAGGTGTGCAGGACGGACTTGTCGGGGAGGACCGCGAGGGACATGGCCTCGCCGCCCATCTCCGCCGCCCCGTGGGCGAGTTGCACTTGCTGGTAGTCGGCTGCGGGAATGTCCTTCGCCGCGCCCTGCGCGCTGGTGGCGGTACCCGTGGTGGCGGCTCCCGCCCCCAGTACCAGTGCGAGTGCGGTGAGCAGCTTCAACCCGGATCTTCTCGGGCGTCCTGACATGAAGCTTCCTTCCTGACGTGTGGGGTGGTCAGGCCAAGGGCTGCCCCGTAGTCCCTGACGGATCAGCGTGCGGCGTCAGTCGCGGCGTATCTCAGGGCGAGGGAATGCCCGCATACTGGATGCATTCGGGCATTCCGACAGCGCGGCGAGGCACCGTAGCTGTAGGCGCCGTAGCCGTCGTCGCACGCCCGCCAGGGACTACGGGGCAGCCCTTGGGCGCGCGCCGGCCGCGCTTGCCTTGCGTTGAGACGTCGTCGCTGTGGCGCGAGGGCTCCTGCGGGACCGTGGGGTGCGGCGGCTCGCCACTCGACCCGAGAGAGACCACCTGCATGCGAGTTGCTACGCACACAAGGCTTCTTGCACATCACTTCGAACGTTTTGCAAGCTCACCAACCGGGCCTCTATTTGTCAAGGCCGTGTCAAAACCCACTCCCTGAGCCCATTACGCCGAGCATCCGACCGATGGCCGGGCCAAGGAATTTTTGGCATGAGCTTGGCAAGCAACTCGGTCATGACCGTGGACCTACTAACAACTCTCTGCAATTCTCCAATAATTGAGCGCAAGAAATAACGCTTCAAGATCACTCAATCCCCGTTGGACCCACAACACTCCGGCAGTTCCAAGAGCCGTGGAGAGGAAGATCATGAGAAGACATCGCTGGAACCGCTGGAGATGGCGGGCAGTCACCGCCTTCCTGGCGGCGAGCCTGCTGATGCTCGGCCTGCCCGCCCTGTCGGCGACGGCGGCCGGTGGCGGCCCCGACCTGGCCTCCGGGGCGAAGACCAGGGCCAGTTCGGCCGAGGCCGACCACGCCGCGGCCGGCGTCACGGACGGGAACCAGAGGACGTACTGGCAGGGCAAGGGCAAGAAGTTCCCGCAGTGGGTGCAGACCGACCTCGGGCGCAAGGCCCGCGTCGACCAGGTCACCCTCAAGCTCCCCGCCGACTGGAAGAGCCGCAAGCAGACCCTGTCCGTGCAGGGCAGTGCGGACGGCACCAGCTTCAGCACGCTGAAGACGTCCGCCGCCTACACGTTCAGCCCCGGAGCGGGCAACAAGGTGACGGTCTCCTTCCCCGCCACCGTCGCCCGCTACGTCCGCGCCGAGATCACCGCCAACTCGGTAGCGAAGCAGGGGCAGCTCTCCGAGCTGGAGGTACGCGTCGCCGCCAAGGCAGCCGCCGGCCCGAACCTCGCCCAGGGCAAGCCCTTCACCGCGAGCAGCTACACCGAGGTGTACGTGGCCGCCAACGCGGGCGACGGCAACCGCGCCACGTACTGGGAGAGCAAGAACAACGACCTCCCGCAGTGGGCCCAGGTCGACCTCGGTTCCTCGGTACGGATCAACGAGGTGACGCTCCGGCTGCCGGGCGGCTGGCCCGACCGGACGCAGACACTGAAGATCCAGGGCTCGACCAACGGAACGGCCTTCACCGATCTGACGGATTCCAAGGCCTACGCGTTCAACTCGGGCAACAGCCAGTCGTCGACGATCACCTTCGACGCGACGACCACGCGCTACGTACGCGTCCTGGTCACCGCCAACACGGGCCAGCCCGCGGGGCAACTCTCCGAGCTTGAGGTCTACGGCCCCACGACCGGTGACACCCAGGCGCCGACGGCCCCCGCCGACCTCGCCTACACGGAGCCCGGCACCGGTCAGATCAAGCTGACCTGGAAGGCGGCGACCGACAACACCGGCGTCACCGGCTACGACGTGTACGCCAACGGACAGCTCCGCAGCAGTGTCGCGGGCAACGTGCTGACGTTCACCGACTCGCAGCCCGCGAGCGCCACGGTCGCGTACTACGTACGGGCCAAGGACGCGGCGGGCAACGTCTCGGGCAACAGCAACACCGTGACCCGCCAGGGCCAGTCGGGCGGCGACACGCAGGCGCCCACCGCGCCGGGCTCGCTCGCCTTCACGCAGCCCACGTCCGGGCAGATCAAGCTGACCTGGCAGGCGTCCACCGACAATGTGAAGGTCACCGGCTACGACATCTACGCCAACGGATCGCTGCGCGACTCCGTCGCGGGTGATGTCACCACCTACACGGACAGCCAGCCCGCCAACACCACCGTGGCGTACTACGTACGGGCCAAGGACGCGGCGGGCAACATCTCGGGCAACAGCAACACCGTGACCCGCACCGGCTCCACGGGCGGCGGCTCCAACCTCGCGCAGGGCAAGCCGATCACGGCCAGCTCCAGTGTCTTCACCTTCGTCGCGGAGAACGCCAACGACGGTCTCACCAGCACCTACTGGGAGGGCGCGGGCGGCAGCTACCCGAGCACCCTCGCGGTGAAGCTGGGCGCCAACGCCGACGTGAACCAGGTCGTCGTGAAGCTCAACCCGGACAGCTCCTGGGGCAACCGTACCCAGAACTTCCAGGTGCTCGGCCGCGAGCAGAAGGCGACCGGGTTCACCAGCCTGGTCGCGGCGAAGGACTACGTCTTCAGCCCCTCCAGCGGCAACACGGTGACCATCCCCGTCTCGGGGCGTGTCGCCGATGTCCAGCTCAAGTTCAACTCCAACACCGGCGCCCCCGCGGGCCAGGTGGCCGAGTTCCAGGTGATCGGCGTGGCCGCGCCCAACCCGGACCTCCAGGTCACCAAGATCACCTCGTCGCCCTCGGCCCCGGTCGAGTCCGACCCGATCAGCCTGACCGCCACCGTCACCAACAGCGGCAGCGAGGCGTCGGACGCCACTGACGTGACGTTCAAGCTCGGCGGCGACAAGGCGGGCACCGCCGCGGTGCCGGCTCTCGCGGCGGGCGAGACGAAGACGGTCACCGGTTCCATCGGCGCGCGTGACGCGGGAAGTTACCCGGTGAGCGCCGTGGTCGACGAGGACAACAAGGTCGTCGAGCAGAACGAGGCCAACAACACCTACGCGAGCCCCACTCCCCTGGTCGTCAAGCCGGTGTCCAGCTCCGACCTGGTGGCCTCACCCGTCTCCTGGTCGCCCAGCTCGGCCTCCGCTGGCGACACGGTGACGTTCACCGTGGCCATCAAGAACCAGGGCACGACCGCCTCGGCGGGCGGTGCGCACGGGGTGACCCTGACCGTGACCGACTCCAAGGGCGCCACGGTCAAGACGCTGACGGGAAGCCACAACGGGTCCATAGCGGCGGGCTCCACCACGGCGCCTGTCAGCCTCGGCACCTGGACGGCGGCGAACGGCAAGTACTCCGTGAAGACGGTGATCGCCGACGACGCCAACGAGGTCCCGGTCAAGCGGCAGAACAACACCAGCACCGACGCCCTGTTCATCGGGCGCGGCGCCGACATGCCGTACGACATGTACGAGGCCGAGGACGGCACCACCGGCGGCGGCGCGAAGGTCGTCGGGCCGAACAGGACCGTCGGTGACGTGGCGGGCGAGGCGTCGGGCCGCAAGGCCGTGACACTGAACGACACGGGTGACTCGATCGAGTTCACCACCAAGGCCAGCACCAACACGCTGGTCACCCGCTTCTCGATCCCTGACTCCGCGGGCGGCGGTGGCATCGACGCCACACTCAATGTGTACGTCGACGGCCAGTTCCTGAAGGCCATCGACCTCACCTCCAAGTACGCCTGGCTGTACGGGAACGAGACCGCCCCCGGCAACTCTCCGGGCTCGGGCTCGCCCCGCCACATCTACGACGAGGCCAACCTCCAGCTCGGGAAGACGGTCCCCGCGGGCTCCAAAATCAAGCTCCAGAAGGACGCGGCCAACACCTCGAAGTACGCGATCGACTTCATCAACACCGAGCAGGCCGCCGTCATCGCCAACCCCGATCCGGCGACGTACACCGTACCGGCCGGCTTCTCGCACCAGGACGTGCAGAACGCCCTGGACAAGGTCAGGATGGACACCACGGGCAAGCTCGTGGGCGTCTACCTCCCGGCCGGTGACTACGAGACGTCCAGCAAGTTCCAGGTGTACGGCAAGGCGGTCAAGGTCGTCGGCGCGGGCCCCTGGTTCACCCGCTTCCACGCCCCTTCGTCCCAGGACAACACCGATGTCGGCTTCCGGGCCGAGAACACGGCGAAGGGTTCCTCGTTCGCCAACTTCGCCTACTTCGGCAACTACACCTCACGTATCGACGGGCCGGGGAAGGTCTTCGACTTCTCGAACATCACCGATGTGACCATCGACAACGTGTGGAACGAGCACACCGTCTGCCTCTACTGGGGCGCCAACACCGACTCCATCACCATCAAGAACTCCCGTATCCGTGACACCTTCGCCGACGGCATCAACATGACCAACGGCAGCACCGACAACCACGTCACCAACAATGACGCGCGTTCGACCGGTGACGACAGCTTCGCGCTGTTCTCAGCGATCGACGCGGGTGGCTCGGACATGAAGAACAACGTGTACGAGAACCTGTCGGCCACCCTGACCTGGCGCGCTGCGGGCATCGCCGTCTACGGCGGCTACAACAACACCTTCCGCAACATCCACGTCGCCGACACCCTGGTGTACTCGGGCATCACCGTCAGCTCGCTGGACTTCGGCTACCCGATGAACGGCTTCGGGACCGATCCGACGACACTGGAGAACATCTCCGTGGTGCGGGCGGGCGGTCACTTCTGGGGCTCGCAGACCTTCCCGGGGATATGGCTGTTCTCGGCGTCCAAGGTGTTCCAGGGCATCCGTATCAACAACGTCGACATCGTCGATCCGACGTACAGCGGGATCATGTTCCAGACCAACTACGTGGGAGGCCAGCCGCAGTTCCCGATCAAGGACACCATCCTGAGCGACATCACGATCACCGGGGCGAAGAAGAGCGGCGACGCGTACGACGCGAAGTCGGGGTTCGGTCTCTGGGCCAACGAGATGCCGGAGGCGGGCCAGGGCCCGGCAGTGGGGGAGGTCACCTTCAACGGGCTCAAGATGAGCGGCAACGCGCAGGACATCAAGAACACGACACCCAACTTCAAGATCAACATCAATCCGTAGGCCCGTAGGCCCGTAGGTTCGTAGGCCCGTAGGCCCGTAGGCCCGTAGGCCCGTAGGCCCGTAGGCCCGTAGGCCCGTCGGTCCACAGGCCCGTCGGTCCACAGGTACGGAGCGAGCACACGGCCCTGCGGCCGTGACCGTACGACCCGCACGAGCCGGTCCGTGGCGGAGAACACAGCCACGGACCGGTGGGCCCGTCCCCAAAGGCTCCCAGGCCACAGGGGCGGGCCCGACCGCGTCCCCACCTCGCCCTACCGCGCCGCTCAAGCCGGTTCCGAAGGCTCGTAGGCTTCTTACAGGGGGCCGGGGCAGAAATGGGAGCGGAACACATGGGCAGGAACGGCGGCCGCAAGCGGCCCGGTGGACAGGGCGAAGCGGGCGCCGCGAAGGCCGGCGCCGTGAAAGCGAACGGCGCGAAAGCGGGCGCCGTCAAGGCGGCCGGTGCGAAAACGGACAGCACCAGAACGGACAACACCAAGGGCGCCGCGAAGGCCGGCTCTGCGAAAGCGGAGGGTGTGACGGCGGACACCGCCAAGGCCCCCGCGAAAGCGGACGCGAAGGGCGGCAAGCCCGCGCTCATCCGTCTCCGCCGCGCGGGCCGCACCTACGGGGAGCGCCAGGCGCTGTTCCCGATCGACATGGCGGTACGGGCGGGCGAGTGCGTGGCCCTCATGGGCAGCAACGGCTCCGGCAAGTCGACGCTGCTGCGGCTGGCCTCGGGCAGGGAGAAGCCGACCACGGGTTCCGTGCTCTTCGAGGGCCACCCGATGCGCGAGGAGGACCCGAGGACAAGGGCGCGAATCGCCGTCGTAGGAGACACGGTGTCCTGCTATCCCGACCTCACGGCCCGCGCGCACCTGCTGCTGGTGGCGCGCGCCCAGGGTGTCGGGGACGCGGCGGCCGAGTGGACGGACCGGGTCCTCGCGGAGCGCGGCCTCACCGCCCACGCCGACAGCTACCCTTCGTCGCTCTCCTCCGGCCAGATGCAGTCGCTGCTGCTCGGCTGCGCCTTTGTACGCCCCCGCGACATGCTGATCCTCGACGAGCCCGAGCAGCGCCTCGACCCGGCAGCGCGTGACCGGCTCGCGGAACAGATCAAGCAGGAGAAGCGTGACGGGGTGGCCGTCCTCCTCGCCACCCACCACACGGACCTCGCGGGCAGCACCGCCGACCGTGTGATCGTCCTTGAGGAAGGCCGTGTGATCGCGGCGGGCGCGACGGAGAAGGTCCTCAAGAAGGTGGGCCTGTGACCGCGACGACACAGGAGACGCGGGTCCGGGCGGCGGAGCCCGACCTCGCGTACGGCGACGACATCGACCCCCTGGACCTCGATCCGGGCGACGGCGACTGGCGCCCTGCGGACCACATCCACGAGGACGAGGACGACGAGCCGGCCCCCGACGAGCACGATCCCTACTGGGACGAGCTGACCGACGACACCTTCGCGCATCTGCGCAGGATCAGGGCCGACCACCGCTCGCAGGAGCGCGGCGACAAGGCCTTCATCCTCTACGTGATCACACTCTTCGTCGGCGGGTACGGCGGGCTCTTCGCCCTGCACCTGGTGGAACGCGCCGCCGACAACCCCGGCGGTCCCGCGATCGGCCCGTGGACGGCGGCGCTCGCTCCGATGCTGATGGGCGGCGCCTCGCTCGCCCTGCTCGTCATGGGCCGCAGCGCCCGCTGGGCCGGGCCCGTCCTGCTGGACGCGCCCACGGTCAGCTGGCTGCTGCCGCACCCGGTGCGCTGGGAGCGGCTGCTGCGGCCGAAGTTCCGCGCGGTCCTGATCAAGGGCGGGGCCTCGGGCGCGGTGGTCGGCGCGTTCCTCGGTCTCACGCCGTTCCTCGCGGGCGCCGGTGAGTCGCTCCCCGGGCTCGGTGCGGGTGTCGCGGCCGGCGCCGTGTTCGGCGTGCTGACGGTCGCGGCCGCCGTGCTGATCGAGACGCGTCCCGCGATGCGGCAGGGCCGGTGGAGCCTGCCGCTGGCCGCGCTGACGCTGATGTTCGCGGTCCAGGCGCTGCTGGCCTGGCGTGGGATCGGCTCCTCGTGGTGGCGGACGGTGGACCTGTGGTCAGGGCCCTGGGGCTGGTGCGTCCGAGTGCTCACCGACGGCGCGGCGGGCGACCTGGGGATCGCCTGGGGGCTGGCGCTGGTGCTGCTGCTCGCCGTGACGGTCGCCGTGGCCGTGCGGGCCCACCACGAACTGCGGCTGCTCAGCGGGGAGTCGCTGCGCACCCGCAGCCGTACCGTGCAGGGCGTGACGGGCGCGGTCAACACGGTCGATCTGCGGGCCGCGCGGCTCGCCACCCGTTCCGCCGTACGCCGGGGAGGCCGAGCCTCCTGGTACCTGCGGCGCGGGCCGCTCGCCGCCCTTCTCTCGTCGCCGCCCCGCCGGGCCGTGCTGCTCGTGCCGTGGCGTGACGCCGTGGGGCTGGCCTCGGCCCCCTCGCAGCTCGCGTGGACGGTGGTGTGGTGGGCGTGCGGGCTCACCGCGGCGACGATCATGGCCACGACCGATGCGACGGTCGCCACGGCCGCCTCGCTGATCGTGACGCTGGTCGCCGGGTATCTCGCCGCGGGCTCGCTCACCGAGCCGGCCCGCACGGACTCCGACGATCTGCGCCGCTCGCGCCTGCTGCCGTACACCTACCAGAACCTGATGCTGCTCCACTCGCTCCTGCCCATCGTGCTGCTCGCTGCCCTTGGTGGGCTGGGTGTGGGGGCGCTCGCCCTCTGGGGGCTGCCGCTGGCGCCCGGGGTGGTCATGCTGATGGCGGTGCCCGCGTGGGTGACGGCGGCCCTCGTGTCGGCGAACAGGGGCAGCATGCCGCAGTCCCTCTTCGTGGGCGAGGACACGATGTGGGGCAACACCTCCCCGCTCAAGGTGGTGCTGTGGCACTCCCGCGCCCCACTCGCGCTCGGCGCCGTCCTGGCGTTCGCGGTCTTCCAGATCGGCCGGGGCCCGGCAACGGCGCAGGGCTGGTCGATCCCGTCGGTGCTGTGCGTCGCGGCGGCGGGCATCGGCTTCTGGTGGGTCGAGGGCCGCGCGGGCCGGCTCTACAGGGACGCGGGATGAGCTGACCGCGTCCTGTACCCGTCTCCGTGGCGGGGGTAGACCCCTTGGGGCGGGGCGGGTCGCTCGCACGGCGCCGCCCTCAGTGGTCCCAGTGGCCCGGCCTGGTCAGCGTCGCCGGAATGCGGGTCGACGCGTCGCCCTTGGCCGCGTTGAGCTGTGGCTGGGTGAGGAAGAGGGCGCCGGTGAGGTCGGCGCCGCGCAGGTCCGTGTCCCTGAGGTCGGCGCCGATGAGGTCG from Streptomyces tsukubensis encodes:
- a CDS encoding discoidin domain-containing protein; the encoded protein is MRRHRWNRWRWRAVTAFLAASLLMLGLPALSATAAGGGPDLASGAKTRASSAEADHAAAGVTDGNQRTYWQGKGKKFPQWVQTDLGRKARVDQVTLKLPADWKSRKQTLSVQGSADGTSFSTLKTSAAYTFSPGAGNKVTVSFPATVARYVRAEITANSVAKQGQLSELEVRVAAKAAAGPNLAQGKPFTASSYTEVYVAANAGDGNRATYWESKNNDLPQWAQVDLGSSVRINEVTLRLPGGWPDRTQTLKIQGSTNGTAFTDLTDSKAYAFNSGNSQSSTITFDATTTRYVRVLVTANTGQPAGQLSELEVYGPTTGDTQAPTAPADLAYTEPGTGQIKLTWKAATDNTGVTGYDVYANGQLRSSVAGNVLTFTDSQPASATVAYYVRAKDAAGNVSGNSNTVTRQGQSGGDTQAPTAPGSLAFTQPTSGQIKLTWQASTDNVKVTGYDIYANGSLRDSVAGDVTTYTDSQPANTTVAYYVRAKDAAGNISGNSNTVTRTGSTGGGSNLAQGKPITASSSVFTFVAENANDGLTSTYWEGAGGSYPSTLAVKLGANADVNQVVVKLNPDSSWGNRTQNFQVLGREQKATGFTSLVAAKDYVFSPSSGNTVTIPVSGRVADVQLKFNSNTGAPAGQVAEFQVIGVAAPNPDLQVTKITSSPSAPVESDPISLTATVTNSGSEASDATDVTFKLGGDKAGTAAVPALAAGETKTVTGSIGARDAGSYPVSAVVDEDNKVVEQNEANNTYASPTPLVVKPVSSSDLVASPVSWSPSSASAGDTVTFTVAIKNQGTTASAGGAHGVTLTVTDSKGATVKTLTGSHNGSIAAGSTTAPVSLGTWTAANGKYSVKTVIADDANEVPVKRQNNTSTDALFIGRGADMPYDMYEAEDGTTGGGAKVVGPNRTVGDVAGEASGRKAVTLNDTGDSIEFTTKASTNTLVTRFSIPDSAGGGGIDATLNVYVDGQFLKAIDLTSKYAWLYGNETAPGNSPGSGSPRHIYDEANLQLGKTVPAGSKIKLQKDAANTSKYAIDFINTEQAAVIANPDPATYTVPAGFSHQDVQNALDKVRMDTTGKLVGVYLPAGDYETSSKFQVYGKAVKVVGAGPWFTRFHAPSSQDNTDVGFRAENTAKGSSFANFAYFGNYTSRIDGPGKVFDFSNITDVTIDNVWNEHTVCLYWGANTDSITIKNSRIRDTFADGINMTNGSTDNHVTNNDARSTGDDSFALFSAIDAGGSDMKNNVYENLSATLTWRAAGIAVYGGYNNTFRNIHVADTLVYSGITVSSLDFGYPMNGFGTDPTTLENISVVRAGGHFWGSQTFPGIWLFSASKVFQGIRINNVDIVDPTYSGIMFQTNYVGGQPQFPIKDTILSDITITGAKKSGDAYDAKSGFGLWANEMPEAGQGPAVGEVTFNGLKMSGNAQDIKNTTPNFKININP
- a CDS encoding ABC transporter ATP-binding protein; its protein translation is MGRNGGRKRPGGQGEAGAAKAGAVKANGAKAGAVKAAGAKTDSTRTDNTKGAAKAGSAKAEGVTADTAKAPAKADAKGGKPALIRLRRAGRTYGERQALFPIDMAVRAGECVALMGSNGSGKSTLLRLASGREKPTTGSVLFEGHPMREEDPRTRARIAVVGDTVSCYPDLTARAHLLLVARAQGVGDAAAEWTDRVLAERGLTAHADSYPSSLSSGQMQSLLLGCAFVRPRDMLILDEPEQRLDPAARDRLAEQIKQEKRDGVAVLLATHHTDLAGSTADRVIVLEEGRVIAAGATEKVLKKVGL